Proteins from a genomic interval of Quercus robur chromosome 9, dhQueRobu3.1, whole genome shotgun sequence:
- the LOC126698306 gene encoding uncharacterized protein LOC126698306 isoform X2, which yields MKMICCFVKVQQGREPLDVGYCSITVDGGLNDELLPQRLHNFARQREELQRMEIEIKAQLISRSEMVELQTTFDAWIKEHAIATAKLQEQLREREQAVHELERKMEEKDRELDAIKLDNEAAWAKEDLLREQNKELASFRECDHSEVERAQHIKQIHDLQEHIQEKERQLIELQDQHRVAQETILYKDE from the exons atgaagatGATTTGCTGTTTTGTCAAGGTGCAGCAGGGCAGAGAGCCACTTGATGTCGGCTACTGTTCAATCACAGTGGATGGTGGCTTAAATGATGAACTTTTACCACAGAGACTTCATAATTTTGCTAGACAAAGAGAAGAGTTGCAACGGATGGAGATTGAAATTAAAGCCCAGCTAATTTCAAGATCTGAGATGGTGGAATTGCAAACCACCTTTGATGCTTGGATCAAAGAGCATGCTATTGCCACTGCGAAGCTTCAA GAGCAACTCCGCGAAAGGGAGCAGGCTGTACATGAGTTGGAAAGGAAGATGGAAGAGAAAGATAGGGAGCTGGATGCAATCAAATTGGACAATGAAGCG GCCTGGGCTAAAGAGGACCTTcttagagaacaaaataaagaacTAGCATCCTTCAG AGAGTGCGATCATTCTGAAGTGGAAAGAGCCCAACATATAAAACAGATACATGATCTTCAAGAACatattcaagaaaaagagagacaacTTATTGAGTTGCAGGATCAG CATAGGGTGGCTCAAGAAACCATTCTTTATAAAGATGAATAG
- the LOC126698306 gene encoding uncharacterized protein LOC126698306 isoform X3: MEIEIKAQLISRSEMVELQTTFDAWIKEHAIATAKLQEQLREREQAVHELERKMEEKDRELDAIKLDNEAAWAKEDLLREQNKELASFRRECDHSEVERAQHIKQIHDLQEHIQEKERQLIELQDQHRVAQETILYKDE, encoded by the exons ATGGAGATTGAAATTAAAGCCCAGCTAATTTCAAGATCTGAGATGGTGGAATTGCAAACCACCTTTGATGCTTGGATCAAAGAGCATGCTATTGCCACTGCGAAGCTTCAA GAGCAACTCCGCGAAAGGGAGCAGGCTGTACATGAGTTGGAAAGGAAGATGGAAGAGAAAGATAGGGAGCTGGATGCAATCAAATTGGACAATGAAGCG GCCTGGGCTAAAGAGGACCTTcttagagaacaaaataaagaacTAGCATCCTTCAG AAGAGAGTGCGATCATTCTGAAGTGGAAAGAGCCCAACATATAAAACAGATACATGATCTTCAAGAACatattcaagaaaaagagagacaacTTATTGAGTTGCAGGATCAG CATAGGGTGGCTCAAGAAACCATTCTTTATAAAGATGAATAG
- the LOC126698305 gene encoding KIN17-like protein, with protein MGKNEFLTPKAIANRIKAKGLQKLRWYCQMCQKQCRDENGFKCHCMSESHQRQMEVFGQNPTRIVEGYSEEFESTFLDHMKRSHRFSRIAATVVYNEYINDRHHVHMNSTEWATLTEFVKYLGRTGKCKVEETPKGWFITYIDRDSETLFKERLKNKRIKADLAEEEKQEREIQKQIEKAAELFTEPPKPLEAEPVRELKPEAGVKIGLKLASSNLKPKERGEGSKLVFDEMETDSKASVAKTTNNNNNSVLGEMMREEEMKKERINRKDYWLCEGIVVKVMSKALAEKGYYKQKGVVKKVIDKYVGEIEMLESKHVLRVDQLELETVIPQIGGLVKIVNGAYRGAIAKLLGVDTEKFCAKVQIEKGAYVGRVLKAVEYEDICKLAQ; from the coding sequence ATGGGGAAGAACGAGTTCCTAACCCCAAAAGCGATCGCGAATCGGATCAAAGCGAAGGGGCTCCAGAAGCTCCGATGGTACTGCCAGATGTGCCAGAAGCAATGTCGCGACGAGAACGGTTTCAAGTGCCACTGTATGAGCGAGAGCCACCAGCGTCAGATGGAGGTCTTCGGCCAAAACCCGACCCGAATCGTCGAAGGATACTCCGAAGAATTCGAAAGCACTTTCTTGGACCACATGAAGCGTAGCCACCGGTTCAGTCGCATCGCCGCCACCGTCGTTTACAACGAGTACATCAACGATCGCCACCACGTCCACATGAACTCGACCGAGTGGGCCACGCTCACTGAGTTCGTCAAGTATCTCGGTCGAACCGGCAAGTGTAAGGTCGAGGAAACCCCTAAAGGTTGGTTCATTACGTATATAGATAGAGATTCGGAGACTTTGTTCAAAGAGAGATTGAAAAATAAGCGAATCAAGGCCGATTTGGCCGAGGAAGagaagcaagagagagagattcagaAACAGATCGAGAAAGCCGCGGAGTTATTCACCGAGCCTCCAAAGCCTCTCGAGGCTGAACCTGTTAGGGAATTGAAACCCGAAGCTGGTGTCAAGATCGGTTTGAAGCTCGCATCGTCGAATTTGAAGCCGAAAGAGAGGGGAGAGGGTTCGAAATtggtgtttgatgaaatggaAACCGATAGCAAAGCCAGTGTGGCGAAGACTacgaataataataataattcggTTTTGGGGGAGATGATGAGGgaggaggagatgaagaaggagaggaTTAATAGGAAGGACTATTGGTTGTGTGAGGGAATTGTTGTTAAGGTTATGAGCAAAGCTTTGGCCGAGAAGGGTTACTATAAGCAAAAAGGGGTTGTGAAGAAAGTGATTGATAAGTATGTTGGGGAAATTGAGATGCTTGAGAGTAAGCATGTGTTGAGAGTTGATCAGTTGGAGCTCGAGACCGTGATTCCGCAAATTGGGGGACTCGTGAAGATTGTGAATGGGGCGTATCGTGGCGCGATTGCCAAGTTGTTGGGGGTTGATACGGAGAAGTTTTGCGCCAAGGTGCAGATAGAGAAGGGTGCTTATGTTGGTAGAGTGCTTAAAGCTGTTGAGTATGAGGATATTTGTAAACTTGCCCAGTGA
- the LOC126698306 gene encoding uncharacterized protein LOC126698306 isoform X1, giving the protein MKMICCFVKVQQGREPLDVGYCSITVDGGLNDELLPQRLHNFARQREELQRMEIEIKAQLISRSEMVELQTTFDAWIKEHAIATAKLQEQLREREQAVHELERKMEEKDRELDAIKLDNEAAWAKEDLLREQNKELASFRRECDHSEVERAQHIKQIHDLQEHIQEKERQLIELQDQHRVAQETILYKDE; this is encoded by the exons atgaagatGATTTGCTGTTTTGTCAAGGTGCAGCAGGGCAGAGAGCCACTTGATGTCGGCTACTGTTCAATCACAGTGGATGGTGGCTTAAATGATGAACTTTTACCACAGAGACTTCATAATTTTGCTAGACAAAGAGAAGAGTTGCAACGGATGGAGATTGAAATTAAAGCCCAGCTAATTTCAAGATCTGAGATGGTGGAATTGCAAACCACCTTTGATGCTTGGATCAAAGAGCATGCTATTGCCACTGCGAAGCTTCAA GAGCAACTCCGCGAAAGGGAGCAGGCTGTACATGAGTTGGAAAGGAAGATGGAAGAGAAAGATAGGGAGCTGGATGCAATCAAATTGGACAATGAAGCG GCCTGGGCTAAAGAGGACCTTcttagagaacaaaataaagaacTAGCATCCTTCAG AAGAGAGTGCGATCATTCTGAAGTGGAAAGAGCCCAACATATAAAACAGATACATGATCTTCAAGAACatattcaagaaaaagagagacaacTTATTGAGTTGCAGGATCAG CATAGGGTGGCTCAAGAAACCATTCTTTATAAAGATGAATAG